A segment of the Flavobacteriales bacterium genome:
GTCAACCTTAAACCTTAAACCATTCCCATGTACATTTCAATTCTTCGGGGCATCAATGTCAGCGGACAGAAAAAAGTGCCCATGGCCGATCTAAGGAAAGTCTATGAGTCACTGGGTCTCCAGGATGTGTCGACATACATTCAAAGTGGCAATGTTATTTTTTCAGGTGGGGCCAGGGATGAAACGAAGCTGGTGACAAGTATCGAAAAAGCCATTGAAAAGAAATTCGGATTTCATGTGCCGGTGATGCTGCGAACAGACGAACAATGGAAGCATATCATAGCAGGTAATCCATTCTTAAGCGAAGAAGGTGTTGATGAAACAAGGTTGTATGTGACGATCCTGGACGAGGAGCCATCTGCAGATCTTGTCAGGCAGATTTCTGAGAAGGACTTCGGGGCGGACCGGTTTGTGGTGAAAGGAAAGGAAGTGTATATATATTGTCCGGTAGGGTATGGCAATACAAAGATCAACAACAATTTTTTTGAGAAGAAACTGAAAGTGGGTGCCACAACCCGCAACTGGAAAACGATGAACACCCTGGCCGGTTTAGTTTCTGGTTTGTAGTTTAAGGTTATTATCATACATCATCAAATCACCCCATCACCAAATCATCACATCACCAAATACCTACCTTCCGTCCTTAGGCTTCGTTGTCATCAACCGGTATGCCCTCACGCGGTTATCGTTGAATGTAGGGATGTAAAACATTTGTGTATCCGGATCGTAGTCCAGGTCTGCGGCATTGACTTTTTCATCGGAAGTATTGGCCAGTACCACGGGTTCTTCAACTTCACTTACCAGTTGGGTGGTGCCCTTCCAATCTGTGATCAGGTAGTTACCATCATTGGATGATACCAATCCGTCGATCCCACCGGTGTTCCCTATGAACTCACTTATGGCTTTGGTCTTCATATCCACCTTCAGAATGCTGTTGCGGGAACCAACCAGCAGTTGCCCGTTCTCCGCCCATAGCCCGTTGGGTTTGTTGAGTGTCTCATCTTCCAGCCACATTTCCATTTTACCATTTTTTAACCGGTAGATGCGGTTGGTCATCATGTCGCTGATGTACACACTGCTGTCTTTCGCGATTGTGATATCATTCAGGAACTTTGCACCTTCAGCCTGATATTTATGCAGGATTGTACCCGTTTCGGGGTCTATTTCCACCACCTGTTCTATGTCGGATACATATAATTTGTCAGCACATAGACCCATACCTTTCGGGGCATCCAGACCGGTAGCCCACTCCAGCTTGATGGTATGCCCATCCGTACCTAGCTGACTGATGAAACCGTTGCCGTCTTTCTCTGTAGCGTCACCGTTGATGTTGGCTACAAACAGCAAGCCATGCGCGTCATCAATAAGAACGGACTCCGGAGTTTTCAGGATCTTTTCCGTTTCCCAGACAGGTACGGCATAATGAATTAATTCGGCTTGAGCCGTTTGAGCAAATGACCGGGAGGCTCAGAGAATACAAAGTCCGGTCAGGCACAGGTAAATGTTTTTCATGTCCCAGTTGTTTTGTGAGCGGGATAAAGATAGGAAAAGGAGGATGTGTTAACTACTGACCAATACCTTCAATGCATGGGGCAGGATATGGAACCGAATCTCATTTTGAGCGGTTGTGGTCTCGCCGTCAAAGTGTATCGCGTTTTCTCCGGGCTTTTTGATCATGATGTCTTTGGCGGTCCAGCTTTCATAATAGTTGGTATACCGGAGCTTTCCGGAAAATAGCCGGCGGGCAATGGCGGGTGCCGAGTAGATAGGGAATGGTTTCAGAACGCATATGTTCAGAAGTCCGTCCGTGATACGTGCGGCAGGCGCAATAACTGCATTGTTGCCGTATTGGGATGCGTTGGCTACGGTGATCAGGAAGGCACGTCGGTTCATGGGGTAACCATCCACAACCAGGTTGTATTTTCCTGATCGGTAGGTGATCAATTGCCTCATAGCCACCTTAACATATGAAGCGAATCCACGTTTGTTACTGGAGGCGAAGCTGTGGCTTACCCGTGCATCAAAACCGATACCGGCAGTACAGAAAAAGGGAATATCGTTAACCGTTCCCGCATCAATGGTTTTGGGCGTTCCCGTTTCGAGTAAGGCAATCGCGCTGCCGATGTTTAACGGAATGTTCAGGTGCCGGGCCAGGCCGTTGCCCGATCCGGAAGGGATGATGGCCAGGGTGAAGTCGGTATTCATTAGTTGTTTGCCCACCAGGTTCACCGTGCCGTCGCCACCAACGGCAGCAACCGTATCAAACTTCTTTCTGGTAAGCAATTCCCGGAATGCAGCATGATCCTGCCTCAGATCCCAATCCAGAAATTCATGATCGATATCCGGAGGAAGGGATGATTGAAGTTGTTGGCGCAAATCCTGACCGTTTCTGGCAGGGCCTGCCTTGGGATTCACAAGAATGGCTGTACGCCTTTTCATATCCGAAGGAATAGGTGAGTTCAGAACCAACTATAAGGCATGAGTACGGTGGAATTGCCTATAAAGTTTTACCCGATGCAGGGATAGGATGTTTAAAAGCGATACGATAAGGCAGGGCATGTAGTGAATAAATGGCGATCATAGGAAACGAATCAGTCCTTTTTTTACCTTTGGTGATATCACAAATATGCTGGAGCCATGAAGACGATCATCCTTCCAACCGATTTTTCGGACAACGCAAAAAATGCCATTCGATTTACCATTGACATGTATGGAACGGAAAATGTCAGATACGTTCTGGTGAATGCCTATGGCATGCATCACAATTCTTCCGCCATGATGATCAATCTGGATGACGTACTTCATAAAGACGCCGAGACCAGCATGGAGACGGAGATGAATTATATCCTGTCGTGTTATAAAGACAAAAAACCGGCCCTGTCTTCCGTTATCCGTAAGGGTGACCTGGCGGAGGTGATCGGGGTGGTTTTTAAAATGGAAAAAGCGGATATGATTGCCATGGGTACCAAGGGTGATAGCGGAGTGGATAAAGTCTTGATGGGTAGCAATACATCACATGTGATCAAGATGGCATTATGCCCTGTGCTTGCCATTCCGGAAGGTGCCAGGTACAGCAAAATGGACCGGTTGGTATTTACCACGGATCTGAAGAAGGTCAGCGATGCTTCTCGTCAGGCTATCGCGGATGTTTGCAAAATGACGGGTGCCAGACTGGATGTGGTGAATGTGCATGATCAGGCGGAGGTAGGCGCGGAAACTGAACGCCGCATGGCGGAAGTCAATCATATGTTCAGTGACGTGTCGCATCAGATTCATACTGTTCAGGATGACAATGTCTCTGAGGGCATCAATACTTTTGTGGAACAAAACGGTGCCGACCTGATATTCATGCTCGCCCGCGAAGAGAGTTTCTTTTACCGGCTGTTCAACCCAAGCCACACCCGGAAAATGGCATTGCATACGGAGGTGCCGTTGCTGGTGCTTTATGAGAAGTAGTCAGGTTTGACAATGGTTAATGGAAAATAGATGTCAGATAATAGACAATAGAAAATAGTTATTGGCTATTAGATATTAGGCATCCTGCAAACAACGACAACATTAATGCCCCGGCGACCAAAGTCTATTGTCTATTGTCTTTTCGCCTCAAATATCCTTCTTATAAACGATCGTCCTGTATGGGAACGGTATCTCGATGCCTTCCCTGTCAAACCGTTCCTTCACGGATTTGTTCAGGTCCATGCGCATGAGGCGCCCTGAGACAGCAGTGGACGACCAGGCATAGCCACGCAGATTAACAGAAGAATCACCAAAGCCAACCACTTTCACCTCTACAGGTGGTTTACCTTTTGCCTTCTCTTCAGGAGTGCGGTTGTCTACCCATTCCGGGTGGGCCATCGCTTCTTCCTGGATGATCTTCATGGCCAGGTCAATGCTGCTGTCATAGCTGATCCCGAAGTTGAGGAATTCACATACCAGCGATTCACCGATGTCGCTGTTGACAATGGTGACATTGTTCATGACCGAATTAGGTATAATGATGCGTTTGTTCTCAAAGTCACGGATCACGGTATGACGCAGCGTGATGTCCTCCACGTGCCCGTAATAGTCGCCCTCTACCCGGATCAGATCGCCGACGCGGTAGGGGCGTGAGATAACAATGAACACTCCGCTGATGATGTTGGAGAATGCCTGTTGTGCTGCAAAACCGATGATCGCAACAAGAATACCTGCGCCCGCAAACAAAGTGATGGCCAAAGACCTTAGCGATGGGATCGTATAGATCACCATGAAGAGTGCAGTGGTGTATATGACAAGGGAAACGGCGTTGCGAATAAAGCGATAACGGGTGGCATCTACTTTCAGTTTCTCTGAAGAGGTCTTGATAAAACGCCCCATCAGCCAAAGGGTCACCCTTGAAATGGCAAAAGCGCCCACCAGGATGACCCCTATGGAGATCACATGTCGCCAGTCTATATTGAATTCTTTGAGAATATCCATGCGGATCAAAAGTACCGTACGGAATTGAGATTCGCAAAGGCAGTAAGTTCAGGATGGGTTGTGACTTGAATCCGGACGCAGGCCGATCACAAGCACATCATCAATCTGATCGTGACCCCGTTTCCAGATGGTCAGTACATCTTCCAGGATTAGTTTTTGCTTTACCATCGGTTGCATGGCATGCTGGGTGATCAACTCGCGAAACCGGGATGAGCCGAATTTCTTGTGGACGTCTCCGCCGTATTGATCAATATATCCATCTGAAAACAGATAAATAGCCGTGCTTTTGTCAAAAGGAAATGAATGACTTTTGTAATCGCGCTTAAAACCGATATTCGGTAAACTTCCACCGATAGACCACAGGTCGCCGGAAACCACACCCAGGTTCTGACTATTCATGACAAACATCGAATGATTGGCGGCGGCGAAGTGAAGTCGTTTTTCCTTATGCCGGATCACGCATACCGCAATATCCATCCCATCCTGGGTATGCTTGTCGCTCTTGTCCTGTTGCAGGATTCGGATCACCTCTTTATGCATGTAGGATAAAATGTCCGCGGGGTCTTCATGTAGTTTATTATTGACAGATTCATGCAAAAGCATGTAGCCGATCATGGACATGAACGCCCCAGGCACTCCGTGACCGGTACAGTCAACCACGGCAATCACCGAAAAATCTCCCCGGTCGGAAAACCAGTAAAAATCACCGCTGACAAGATCTTTGGGCTTGAAGAGTACGAACGATTCAGGGAACGCCTTGGTGATCTCCGTTTCTTTGGCAAGGATGGATTTCTGGATGCTCTTGGCATATTCGATGCTTTCATAGATTTTTTTGTTCTGATTCTTGATAAGCTGGTTCATGGAGGCCAATTCCCCATTCGCTTTTTTCTTCAAGGTGTATCTGTTGTAAAGGACATAAGCGATAAGTAGAAGGAAAATACCGAATCCGATGATGGCGTTTCTCACCACCCTTTCCCTGCGCAGTGTAGCATCCTGATTACTGAGTTTAAGCTGGTCGATCTCTTTTTGCTGGGAAAGCAGGTTGATCTTTTTTTCCTGTTGCTCGGCCTCATACCGGGCTTGCATGAGAATCATTTGCCGGTTGCCGGCTTCACTGATGATGCTATCTTTATAGATAAGGTGCTGATCACGTGCGTCAAGGGCTTGTTTAAAGTAGCCCATGTCTGTGAAAGCTGCTGCAAGGTTGTCGTAAGCACTGGCAATTTCCTGGATGGCCCCGATCTCCCTGGATAAGTCTAATGCCTGATTGAAGAAGGTCACCGCTAAGGCCGACCGGTCCTGAAGCATCTGACATTTGCCAATGGCCATATAGTTGGCAATCATCCCTTTCTTGTCGCCCATTTCCCTGGCGATGTTGTTGGAGGTGTTCAATGCCCCGATCGCATCCATATATGCGCCCCGTTTCATATGGTATTTGGCGATACTCCGGTTTACATTGGAAATTCCTTCCTGGTGGTTCACCTTCATGAAATGTGCTTCAGCATCCTTGAGATACTGCCTTGCCATGGCCATAGAGTCCATCACCAGGAAAAGTTCAGCCAGGGATATTTTGGTGATGGCCACATTGTTGGCATCCTTATTCTCAGCATGCAGTTTAAGCGCCATGCCATAGTATTGAATGGCTTTGGCCGTATTGCCTTGTGCGTTGTAGATACGGCCGATGTTGTAGTTTACATTGCCCAGGCGGGATGCCATGCCGTATTCTTCAACAATTTCCTTTGCTTTCATGTAGTAGGCAAGTGCGTTGTCATTGGCTCCCTCACGCATTCTCAGATTTCCCAGGTAGGTGTTGATCCGGTATAGGCCATCGGGGTAGTTTTCCTTTTTCGCCTCCGTCATGGCCAATTGGTAAAAGCGTTCGGCGGTGGTGTATTGTGCAGTTTTGTGATAATACCTTCCGAGGTAACTAAGCGCATTGATGCGACCCTTCGCATAACCATGCTCATCGGCCAGACTAAGTGCAAGGCTTGCCGCCCACTTGGCACTATCCGGATTGCTTCGCCTGAGTATATCTGATAACTCATTCAAGGCATCGATGCGGGCTGAATGGTCTGTGGTGGTGCGCACCACCCGATACAAACTGTCCGTAAGGTCGGCGGGTTCATCGGCACGGATAGCCAATGAAAGCAGACAAATCACGGTCAGCAGCAGCCATGTGGGAGCATGATGTTTCTTGCGCGTCATTTATCCGATGAAGAGGTTGGTGAAAAGTATTCCTACGCTGGAACCGTGAATATGTTTTGGCGGAACTCCCATGAAACTGTTCGGGGATACTTTCGTAAGCATAGGACATTGTGCATTTCCTGCGCATAAATGTTGACGTGTAAAACCAAGTGTATGGATTCATTAATCATTGCAGCCCGGGAGGATTCTCCGGGTTTTAATCTTGATGTCGAGAATGGCATTTTTGAGATCACGGGTGAATCCCGGCCGGAAAATGTACAGGGCTTTTATAAGCCTGTCATGGAGTGGATGGATAAATTTCAGAAGTACGTGTATTGGCTGAAGAACCAGTTCCCGGATAAGGAGCCCCGGAAAATAGATTTCCACTTTAAACTGGATTATTTCAATTCCACCTCTGCCAAATATATTCTTAGCATACTGAATACCCTGGACGAGATCAATCAGCAGACTCATTCGGTTACTATTCACTGGCACTACGAAGAGATGGATGAAGATATCTTAAAAACCGGCGAAGCCTTTGAGGAAGTGCTTAAGATCCGGTTTAACTATGTGCTCATTCCTTCCGTTCAGGATACCTGACTTAGCTTTCCTACAATATAACAGATTCCAAAGCGGCCTTGTATTCATCAAGGTAAACGTCCAGCTTCTTCCTTCTGTATTGCATGACAAAGCGTGGATGCGGCAACGGAATGATACGACTGAAAAACCGGTGCTTTGCATTGAGGCCTTCCAGGTATTTCAGATTTTCCCCACCACCGATACAAACACATACATCCCTTCCTGAAAAATGAACCTGCTGACGCATGGTGTCCAGTATGAATGGGCCAACTGCTGTCTGTAGGTCTTTGCAGTCGTAGTAATTGATGTTCTTCCCTTCGCTGGTAAACCCCAATGGGCAAACCGCACTCAGGAAGAAATGACGGTAGAAACGGTCCACACCCCCGAAGGCATTAATGGCCATATATATAAAGGTGGAACTCAGTTCTTTTTTCTTGTCGAAAGGATTCGGAATACCTGCTGCAGTGTCCAATTGGTAAGGATCCGTAAATGAAACACCCGTGACACCCCCTCCGAACCGCCCGGGATTGATCCCAAAAACCAAAACGCGGGGTTGGTCATCGTTGTAGTGCCGGGCATAGAACGTACGATTGATCTCCATGATTTCCTTGTCTACATATGGGTTCAGGACGGTGACTCCATCCGGTACATCACATCCTTTGGCAAGATATTCATTGAAGTACATGACTCGGTCTGCAAACGAGCCTACTGAAATGTCCGGTGTTTTCATCGTTCAAATGTAACAGAAAATCGACGTGGGGAAAGCGGACAACAATCCATACCTTCGCCGTAAAGCACAGGGTTATGTGGCCGGAGCCGTTTTTAAACAGGATGAAAAACCAGTTAGGGGCTGCTTACGAAGATTTCGTAACGGCCCTGAATAGCCCTGCAGGTCCAAGTATCCGGTTGAATACGGCCAAGGTGCCGGCCAAGGTAAATTTACCTGAGGTGCCCTGGTGTGAGCATGCTTGCTTTTTGCAGGAAAGGCCGGTCTTTGCGCTCGATCCGTGGTGGCATGGCGGTGCTTATTTTGTCCAGGAATCATCATCCATGTTTCTTTGCCATGTTGTAAAAAGCCTGGGGCTGACATCACCCATTCTGGCGCTGGACCTGTGTGCTTCTCCCGGGGGGAAGTCCACACTTCTGAAAGATGTACTTCCCGATGAGAGCCTGATTGTGGCCAACGAGGCCATCCGGGGCCGCGTGGGGCCACTGGTGGAAAACGTCATCCGCTGGGGCAGCGGCCACCATGTGGTGACAAACAACGACCCTGAAGCTTTCCGGCGATTGGAGGGTGTTTTTGATATCGTACTGGTCGATGCGCCCTGTTCCGGAGAAGGCCTGTTCAGAAAGCAGGAAGATGCCAGGGACATTTGGTCCGTAGAGAATCTTGCCCTTTGTGAGGCACGGCAAAAGCGTATTCTTGAGCCGGCCATGGCATCCGTCAGGCCTGGCGGATATTTGATCTACAGTACATGCACCTACAACCCGGGCGAGAATGAGGACCAGGTAAAGGAGTTGGCCGCTTCAGGTTGGGATGAGGTACGGTTAGATCCCGATCCGGCATGGGGATTTCAACGAGCGGAACACGGCTGGTATGCCTATCCTCATCGGGTGAAGGGAGAAGGGTTTTACATAAGCATCTGGCAAAAAACGGATGGGATTGGCGCAAGTGCATCAGAGGGAAATGCCGGTGCCATAACGAATGCACCCTGGTTGTCCGGACTGGATGACAAAAAATGGATGGTGACGGGTCGCGGGAATGCACAGTTTGTTTACCCACAGCGTTGGGCAGAGGTGATGGCGGGATTGGAAAACACATTGAACGTTCGCTATGCCGGTGTGGAAGCAGGAGAAATGAAAGGTAAGAAAGCAGTTCCGGCGCATGCCCTGGCATTGATGGCGGATCGCAGTCCGGATAGCTGGCTCGTGCTGGAGCTGGCGGCGGAAGAGGCGTTGGCCTACCTGAGAAGAGACCATGTTTCCGCGAATACCGATGAACTGGGATACGCGTGTATAGCTTTTGATGCATTGCCTTTAGGGTGGGTGAACCGGCTCGGGAGCAGACTTAACAATATGTATCCGATGGCCTGGCGGTTACGGATGAATGGGGCACCCGTGCGTGTTCTTCATCCAGAAAAAGAATAAAACGCTTATCTTGCGTTCGCTGCAGAACATTTTACTGATTTAAATTTTCAAAGAATGACCTATTCGAAGAAGTTCTGCAGATTCTTTATTTGTATTTGTTTCAGTTTGTTGGTAACGCCACTGGTGTATGGCCAGTCCGAAGAGGAGGGTGATCCGCGTGATGAAGAAGAATGCTTTGTTGTTGCAGAGCAAATGCCCAGGTTTCCGGGATGTGAGGATGGTCATTTTCCTCTCAATTCTGCGTTGGAAAATTGCGCACAGCAAAAAATGTTGAAGTTTATCAAGGATAGTCTTCGAGTCCCCAAGACTGCCGTAGACAAGAATGTTTATGGTTTGATCGTATTGTCCTTCATTGTTGAGAAAGACGGGAGCCTCACAAATATCAAGGTTCTGAGGGGACTGCCAAACGGTTGTAGTGAAGCGGCAGTTGATGTGATCAAAAAAATGCCGCGATGGATACCGGCTCGTCAACGCAACAATCCGGTAAGGTGCATGCAACGTATCCCCATTCGGATTGAACCTCCCCGGCGCCAGGTTGAAAAGGATACCAAACCTAAGGTTAAGGAAGAAGATGTTCCTGTAATAAAGGATATCGATGTGGACGAAGAAGATGAATAAGCGATATCATATCTGGATGTCTTTGATGATAGCCGTTTGGAGTGTTTCCATGTGTATGGCGCAAGAGACGGACAGTGCATCAGTGGATACCGCTGTCTATGTGATCGTGGAAGAGATGCCCAGGTTTCCCGGTTGTGAGGAAGATGAAAATATGTCCGGAGCAGAAAGGCAGCAGTGTGCGTTTATGGAAATGCAAAAGTACATCATGAAGAATATGACATACCCTGTGGAAGCCATGGATGAGTGTGTTTTTGGCACGGTACACATATCATTTGTTGTTAATGAAGATGGTTCAATTTCTGACGTAGCTGTTGCACGTTCCGGAGGTATGTTCATTGATCAGGAAGCATTAAGGCTTGTGAAGAATATGCCAAGGTGGATCCCGGGATATCAGAAAGGCGAACCCGTAAAGGTTAGCTACATCTTGCCGTTGAGGTTTTCCTTGAAGGGAGGATCCGATTGTTCCACACCTAAGAAACTCCTGAAAGCCGGGGTGGATGCCAGGAAAAAAGGTCGCTTTGATGTAGCTATCCGGCAAATAGAGCGTGTAATCAAGGAGGTTCCGGAGAGCGGAGTGGCTTACTATGAGTTAGGAATTACCTACAGTAAAATGAAGCAGGACGATAAGGCATGCGAAGCCTACAGCAAGGGTGAGGCTCTGGGTAATAAAGAATGTACAATGATGTTGAAAGAACAGTGTGGGGGTGAATAGCGATCACAACCAGACCCTCAATAATAAGTTTGCAATTTCACGGGATTAACGATTCAAAAAAGATGACAACCCCTTTAAATGAGATTCTGATGTTAAGTAATATGCGTAAAAGATTTTGGCTGGCTTCAATAGCTGTGATATGTGGCATGTCATTGGGATATGCGCAGGAAATTGATACGGAGGTTGAGGAGCCACAAGAAGTTGAGAAGCCACAGGAAGTTGAGAAGCCTGAAGTATATGTGATTGTAGAGGAGATGCCCCGGTTTCCCGGTTGTGAGGAAGATGAAAAGATGTCGTATCAGGATCGGAACGATTGCGCTTTCAAGGAAATGCGGTGGTACATTGTGAAAAACATGAAGTACCCGCCCGAAGCCATGGATGAATGCCTTCAGGGAACGGTATATGTCAA
Coding sequences within it:
- a CDS encoding universal stress protein — translated: MKTIILPTDFSDNAKNAIRFTIDMYGTENVRYVLVNAYGMHHNSSAMMINLDDVLHKDAETSMETEMNYILSCYKDKKPALSSVIRKGDLAEVIGVVFKMEKADMIAMGTKGDSGVDKVLMGSNTSHVIKMALCPVLAIPEGARYSKMDRLVFTTDLKKVSDASRQAIADVCKMTGARLDVVNVHDQAEVGAETERRMAEVNHMFSDVSHQIHTVQDDNVSEGINTFVEQNGADLIFMLAREESFFYRLFNPSHTRKMALHTEVPLLVLYEK
- a CDS encoding mechanosensitive ion channel family protein; translation: MDILKEFNIDWRHVISIGVILVGAFAISRVTLWLMGRFIKTSSEKLKVDATRYRFIRNAVSLVIYTTALFMVIYTIPSLRSLAITLFAGAGILVAIIGFAAQQAFSNIISGVFIVISRPYRVGDLIRVEGDYYGHVEDITLRHTVIRDFENKRIIIPNSVMNNVTIVNSDIGESLVCEFLNFGISYDSSIDLAMKIIQEEAMAHPEWVDNRTPEEKAKGKPPVEVKVVGFGDSSVNLRGYAWSSTAVSGRLMRMDLNKSVKERFDREGIEIPFPYRTIVYKKDI
- a CDS encoding DUF1987 domain-containing protein, yielding MDSLIIAAREDSPGFNLDVENGIFEITGESRPENVQGFYKPVMEWMDKFQKYVYWLKNQFPDKEPRKIDFHFKLDYFNSTSAKYILSILNTLDEINQQTHSVTIHWHYEEMDEDILKTGEAFEEVLKIRFNYVLIPSVQDT
- a CDS encoding YegS/Rv2252/BmrU family lipid kinase encodes the protein MKRRTAILVNPKAGPARNGQDLRQQLQSSLPPDIDHEFLDWDLRQDHAAFRELLTRKKFDTVAAVGGDGTVNLVGKQLMNTDFTLAIIPSGSGNGLARHLNIPLNIGSAIALLETGTPKTIDAGTVNDIPFFCTAGIGFDARVSHSFASSNKRGFASYVKVAMRQLITYRSGKYNLVVDGYPMNRRAFLITVANASQYGNNAVIAPAARITDGLLNICVLKPFPIYSAPAIARRLFSGKLRYTNYYESWTAKDIMIKKPGENAIHFDGETTTAQNEIRFHILPHALKVLVSS
- a CDS encoding tetratricopeptide repeat protein; this encodes MTRKKHHAPTWLLLTVICLLSLAIRADEPADLTDSLYRVVRTTTDHSARIDALNELSDILRRSNPDSAKWAASLALSLADEHGYAKGRINALSYLGRYYHKTAQYTTAERFYQLAMTEAKKENYPDGLYRINTYLGNLRMREGANDNALAYYMKAKEIVEEYGMASRLGNVNYNIGRIYNAQGNTAKAIQYYGMALKLHAENKDANNVAITKISLAELFLVMDSMAMARQYLKDAEAHFMKVNHQEGISNVNRSIAKYHMKRGAYMDAIGALNTSNNIAREMGDKKGMIANYMAIGKCQMLQDRSALAVTFFNQALDLSREIGAIQEIASAYDNLAAAFTDMGYFKQALDARDQHLIYKDSIISEAGNRQMILMQARYEAEQQEKKINLLSQQKEIDQLKLSNQDATLRRERVVRNAIIGFGIFLLLIAYVLYNRYTLKKKANGELASMNQLIKNQNKKIYESIEYAKSIQKSILAKETEITKAFPESFVLFKPKDLVSGDFYWFSDRGDFSVIAVVDCTGHGVPGAFMSMIGYMLLHESVNNKLHEDPADILSYMHKEVIRILQQDKSDKHTQDGMDIAVCVIRHKEKRLHFAAANHSMFVMNSQNLGVVSGDLWSIGGSLPNIGFKRDYKSHSFPFDKSTAIYLFSDGYIDQYGGDVHKKFGSSRFRELITQHAMQPMVKQKLILEDVLTIWKRGHDQIDDVLVIGLRPDSSHNPS
- a CDS encoding DUF4918 family protein, with the translated sequence MKTPDISVGSFADRVMYFNEYLAKGCDVPDGVTVLNPYVDKEIMEINRTFYARHYNDDQPRVLVFGINPGRFGGGVTGVSFTDPYQLDTAAGIPNPFDKKKELSSTFIYMAINAFGGVDRFYRHFFLSAVCPLGFTSEGKNINYYDCKDLQTAVGPFILDTMRQQVHFSGRDVCVCIGGGENLKYLEGLNAKHRFFSRIIPLPHPRFVMQYRRKKLDVYLDEYKAALESVIL
- a CDS encoding energy transducer TonB, which gives rise to MTYSKKFCRFFICICFSLLVTPLVYGQSEEEGDPRDEEECFVVAEQMPRFPGCEDGHFPLNSALENCAQQKMLKFIKDSLRVPKTAVDKNVYGLIVLSFIVEKDGSLTNIKVLRGLPNGCSEAAVDVIKKMPRWIPARQRNNPVRCMQRIPIRIEPPRRQVEKDTKPKVKEEDVPVIKDIDVDEEDE
- a CDS encoding TonB family protein produces the protein MSLMIAVWSVSMCMAQETDSASVDTAVYVIVEEMPRFPGCEEDENMSGAERQQCAFMEMQKYIMKNMTYPVEAMDECVFGTVHISFVVNEDGSISDVAVARSGGMFIDQEALRLVKNMPRWIPGYQKGEPVKVSYILPLRFSLKGGSDCSTPKKLLKAGVDARKKGRFDVAIRQIERVIKEVPESGVAYYELGITYSKMKQDDKACEAYSKGEALGNKECTMMLKEQCGGE
- a CDS encoding DUF1697 domain-containing protein, which translates into the protein MYISILRGINVSGQKKVPMADLRKVYESLGLQDVSTYIQSGNVIFSGGARDETKLVTSIEKAIEKKFGFHVPVMLRTDEQWKHIIAGNPFLSEEGVDETRLYVTILDEEPSADLVRQISEKDFGADRFVVKGKEVYIYCPVGYGNTKINNNFFEKKLKVGATTRNWKTMNTLAGLVSGL